One genomic window of Misgurnus anguillicaudatus chromosome 12, ASM2758022v2, whole genome shotgun sequence includes the following:
- the LOC129447027 gene encoding CD209 antigen-like protein A isoform X2 produces the protein MSDDIYVLNTEIQGTDRMEMMVDIYESGDDLRTQTDSNTNKQQPLQSTDGWINFKSSLYFISSEKKSWNDSRRYCRERGADLIIINDKEEQDLFKNRSETDSIWIGLSDSDEEGTWKWVDGSTLTTSFWDKVLHKEPNGKRGENCVGSYSPGWADFPCTRTFKWICEKTLY, from the exons ATGTCTGATGATATTTATGTGCTCAATACTGAGATTCAGGGAACGGATAGAATGGAGATGATGGTGGACATCTATGAGAGTGGAGATGACTTACGGACACAGACAGACTCcaatacaaacaaacaacaaccaCTTCAGTCTACAG ATGGATGGATTAACTTTAAGTCCAGTTTGTACTTTATTTCATCTGAGAAGAAGAGCTGGAATGACAGCAGAAGATACTGCAGAGAGAGAGGAGCAGATCTGATCATCATTAACGACAAAGAGGAACAA GATTTGTTTAAGAATAGGTCTGAAACAGACAGCATCTGGATTGGTTTGTCTGACAGTGATGAGGAGGGAACATGGAAATGGGTTGATGGCAGCACATTGACCACTAG CTTCTGGGACAAAGTTCTACATAAAGAGCCCAATGGTAAAAGAGGAGAGAACTGTGTTGGGTCTTATTCACCAGGATGGGCTGATTTCCCCTGTACTCGTACTTTTAAATGGATCTGTGAGAAAACACTATATTAG
- the LOC129447027 gene encoding CD209 antigen-like protein C isoform X1: protein MSDDIYVLNTEIQGTDRMEMMVDIYESGDDLRTQTDSNTNKQQPLQSTGSECVRMRCYRSVTVCLGLLCVLLLTAVIVLSVLINTNNQQCQNKNFTEERDQLLTKYTNLTEEKDKLIAKYNYISKLSEQWNQKINGLLTCLYDGWINFKSSLYFISSEKKSWNDSRRYCRERGADLIIINDKEEQDLFKNRSETDSIWIGLSDSDEEGTWKWVDGSTLTTSFWDKVLHKEPNGKRGENCVGSYSPGWADFPCTRTFKWICEKTLY from the exons ATGTCTGATGATATTTATGTGCTCAATACTGAGATTCAGGGAACGGATAGAATGGAGATGATGGTGGACATCTATGAGAGTGGAGATGACTTACGGACACAGACAGACTCcaatacaaacaaacaacaaccaCTTCAGTCTACAG GAAGTGAGTGTGTGAGGATGAGATGTTACAGATCAGTTACAGTGTGTTTGGGGCTGCTGTGTGTTCTTCTACTGACTGCAGTCATAGTACTGAGTGTCCTCATcaatacaaacaatcaacagTGTCAAAACAAAAACTTCACAGAAGAGAGAGACCAGCTACTAACCAAATATACCAACCTCACAGAAGAGAAAGATAAATTAATTGCCAAGTACAATTATATCTCTAAACTAAGTGAACAATGGAATCAGAAGATAAATGGACTGTTGACATGTCTTTATG ATGGATGGATTAACTTTAAGTCCAGTTTGTACTTTATTTCATCTGAGAAGAAGAGCTGGAATGACAGCAGAAGATACTGCAGAGAGAGAGGAGCAGATCTGATCATCATTAACGACAAAGAGGAACAA GATTTGTTTAAGAATAGGTCTGAAACAGACAGCATCTGGATTGGTTTGTCTGACAGTGATGAGGAGGGAACATGGAAATGGGTTGATGGCAGCACATTGACCACTAG CTTCTGGGACAAAGTTCTACATAAAGAGCCCAATGGTAAAAGAGGAGAGAACTGTGTTGGGTCTTATTCACCAGGATGGGCTGATTTCCCCTGTACTCGTACTTTTAAATGGATCTGTGAGAAAACACTATATTAG
- the LOC141349207 gene encoding uncharacterized protein, which translates to MSDDIYHNVLNTEIHGTDRMEMMVDIYESGDDLRTQTDSNTNRQQPLQSTGSEHVRKRSNRSVIVCLVLLCVLLLTAVIVLCVVININNQQFNIKNKKLTEERDQLLTKNTNITEERDQLLTKYTKITEERDELMSKYNNITKLGEQWNQKINGLLTGRCDGWIYYQSSLYFISTEKKSWTESRRYCIERGADLIIINNKEEQDFFKNRSETDSIWIGLSDSDEEGRWKWVDGSTLTTSFWDRANEPNGDRRENCVVSYAPGWADYNCTRTFKWICEKTFSNKM; encoded by the exons ATGTCTGATGATATTTATCACAATGTGCTCAATACTGAGATTCATGGAACAGACAGAATGGAGATGATGGTGGACATCTATGAAAGTGGAGATGACTTACGAACACAGACAGACTCCAATACAAACAGACAACAACCACTTCAGTCTACAG GAAGTGAGCATGTGAGGAAGAGAAGTAACAGATCAGTTATAGTGTGTTTGGTGCTGCTGTGTGTTCTTCTACTGACTGCAGTCATAGTGCTGTGTGTCGTGATCAATATAAACAATCAACAGTTTAACATCAAGAACAAAAAACTAACTGAAGAGAGAGACCAGCTATTAACCAAAAATACCAACATCACAGAAGAGAGAGACCAGCTACTAACCAAATATACCAAGATCACAGAAGAGAGAGATGAATTAATGTCCAAGTACAATAATATCACTAAACTAGGTGAACAATGGAATCAGAAGATAAATGGACTGTTGACTGGTCGTTGTG ATGGATGGATTTACTATCAGTCCAGTTTGTACTTCATTTCAACTGAGAAGAAGAGCTGGACTGAGAGCAGAAGATACTGTATAGAGAGAGGAGCAGATCTGATCATCATTAACAACAAAGAGGAACAA GATTTCTTTAAGAATAGATCTGAAACAGACAGCATCTGGATTGGTTTGTCTGACAGTGATGAGGAGGGCAGATGGAAATGGGTTGATGGCAGCACACTGACCACTAG CTTCTGGGACAGAGCTAATGAGCCCAATGGTGATAGAAGAGAGAACTGTGTTGTGTCTTATGCACCAGGATGGGCTGATTACAACTGTACTCGTACTTTTAAATGGATCTgtgagaaaacattttctaataAGATGTGA